The following coding sequences lie in one Capnocytophaga stomatis genomic window:
- a CDS encoding porin family protein: MKKIIIVCLVLFSLKAFAQDTQSYPKHEVKLNIFNAIAIASIEVGYEYFVGFNQSIEGELFFNDRFSYFPKKDGKFKATSFKLGYNYYFDLDNLSGPYINPFIKTRFGEFKNNDKEITNLDSFILGIGVGYLWNYNDTFVVAPYINIARNFGKGVTDNNYFWAVEPNAGLKIGYRF; encoded by the coding sequence ATGAAAAAAATTATTATCGTATGTTTGGTGCTTTTCTCTTTAAAAGCATTTGCACAGGATACTCAAAGTTATCCTAAGCACGAAGTGAAATTGAATATTTTTAATGCGATTGCTATAGCTTCAATTGAAGTTGGGTATGAGTATTTTGTTGGGTTTAATCAATCTATCGAAGGAGAGTTATTTTTCAATGATAGATTTTCGTATTTTCCTAAAAAGGACGGAAAATTCAAGGCAACAAGCTTTAAATTAGGATACAACTATTATTTTGATTTGGATAATTTGTCAGGACCTTATATAAATCCTTTTATCAAAACACGTTTTGGGGAATTTAAAAACAATGATAAAGAAATAACAAATCTGGATAGTTTCATTTTAGGAATAGGGGTAGGATATTTGTGGAACTACAATGATACTTTTGTTGTGGCTCCTTACATAAACATAGCACGTAACTTTGGAAAAGGAGTTACTGATAATAACTATTTCTGGGCGGTTGAGCCTAATGCAGGGCTTAAAATAGGTTACAGATTTTAA